In Candidatus Rokuibacteriota bacterium, one DNA window encodes the following:
- a CDS encoding DUF72 domain-containing protein, with protein sequence MNARVGTSGYNYPEWKGTFYPADLSTAKMLGYYAERFSTVEINVTFYRMPNAKMLAGWAAATPDDFTFVLKAPKRITHDARLKDVDEPVRYFCDTARTLGTKLGPLLFQLPPNLKKDVGRLGDLLVLLPPGLRCAFEFRHDSWFADDVYALLRTRNAALCIADTEKGTTPLVATADFGYFRLRDAGYTQDDLTRWSQTVTTLGAGWRDAFIYFKHEESGIGPALARQLQTLLTG encoded by the coding sequence GTGAACGCCCGCGTCGGGACCTCCGGCTACAACTATCCCGAGTGGAAGGGCACCTTCTATCCCGCCGACCTCTCCACGGCGAAGATGCTCGGCTACTACGCCGAGCGCTTCTCCACGGTCGAGATCAACGTCACCTTCTACCGGATGCCGAACGCGAAGATGCTGGCGGGCTGGGCCGCGGCGACCCCCGACGACTTCACCTTCGTCCTGAAGGCGCCGAAGCGGATCACCCACGACGCGCGGCTCAAGGACGTGGATGAGCCGGTCCGCTACTTCTGCGACACCGCCCGCACGCTCGGGACGAAGCTCGGTCCCCTCCTCTTCCAGCTGCCGCCGAATCTGAAGAAGGACGTCGGCAGGCTCGGCGACCTGCTCGTGCTCCTCCCCCCGGGCCTCCGGTGCGCCTTCGAGTTCCGCCACGACTCCTGGTTCGCCGACGACGTGTACGCGCTCCTCCGCACCCGGAACGCGGCCCTCTGCATCGCCGACACGGAGAAGGGCACCACGCCGCTCGTGGCGACCGCCGACTTCGGGTACTTCAGGCTCCGGGACGCCGGCTACACCCAGGACGACCTCACGCGGTGGAGCCAGACCGTGACGACGCTCGGCGCAGGGTGGCGCGACGCGTTCATCTACTTCAAGCACGAGGAGTCGGGGATCGGCCCGGCCCTGGCCCGGCAGCTCCAGACACTCCTGACCGGCTGA